Proteins co-encoded in one Salvia splendens isolate huo1 unplaced genomic scaffold, SspV2 ctg1181, whole genome shotgun sequence genomic window:
- the LOC121788972 gene encoding uncharacterized protein LOC121788972 → MSLYENTLPLEDTVALDSPIREYGLQSIDMNTQVLDGCESAQQLGVQMNDSFEKGIALDSDDEGENRYKAGSSANECCGATGRLSGRGGGIVLLRRQQAPADYFRRLNKVKKHVLGRLDSDISGRSDEETAAERIGPRVFASSSEQKLVPMKPVNTEEKLLKVTLSPKESKYMDVGKDTNYDSKRAELNASSQVSESRDKALRFVENYLSVCDLGSQKHIPSRKTDMIKSPPCLRVKGAQSLARRLTLESTASKLATFDWADKHIDETEYASPRLGEDSAFEYIGDKPGSITVNQDSTNVKLQNEISNLQSGEKLPENMSIPNNLDTVWLSSHESEKVGSNPGMFIAPDSMELDEQLDAEISRQNAENVDQLRLTPDELCIGLDTQMAAEAMQELVHASPPRVDACVTHQGSNNPLLNSSNVLNNESKSNGASVKVAFVDWICKEKRSKTMKNSFFHDRTSCRVAAKRDKNQLKTVSRPRVRKSLTTKKLMSEELFNDSTKMTINGKTAAPSRITLQQEEYGIAEKCSFKEFQKLNRACSRRPNETADAIKYDPPAKGKKISSSFRKGSQKRDVSRTCLKSNSGSSLEVVTGTAKDKENSYPDVANTTLSRSNPWVYPKGKRTRVFTPHHTVSLRNQSFAFSSSDINLKKLAVEETVGRVAKLIVQKRRQKVSLGREHAGSSIKLAIDVSSPVTDSAVPGREVKIPVESDSNKPVKHNETANDALVHMKVDLLSKGQSAKRKRLSLSPLSRSPLMKELTRLGYPDSMPDFLPKDSRRRRATEKVCVLFSQNLDTSKLKQQKRIVTRLGFSIASCSSDATHFVADRFVRTRNMLEAISLGKHVVTHLWLESCEQAGYNVDEKSYILRDEKKEKEFGFNMPVTLMRASKQPLLKVMHQLHFERSITVKMCAL, encoded by the exons ATGTCATTGTACGAGAATACTCTCCCGTTGGAGGACACAGTCGCCCTCGACAGCCCCATTAGAGAATACGGGCTGCAGAGTATTGATATGAACACTCAGGTTTTGGATGGATGTGAATCAGCTCAACAATTGGGTGTTCAGATGAATGATTCCTTTGAGAAAGGCATAGCGCTTGATAGTGATGATGAAGGGGAGAATCGATATAAGGCTGGAAGTTCAGCGAATGAGTGCTGTGGTGCAACTGGAAGGCTTTCTGGCAGGGGTGGTGGTATAGTACTGCTGAGACGACAGCAGGCTCCAGCAG ATTATTTCCGGAGGCTTAACAAGGTTAAGAAGCATGTGTTAGGTCGTCTTGATTCAGATATAAGTGGAAGGAGTGATGAAGAAACTGCTGCTGAGAGGATTGGTCCC AGGGTCTTCGCCAGTTCATCAGAGCAAAAGCTAGTTCCAATGAAACCAGTAAATACAGAGGAAAAATTACTCAAGGTAACGTTGTCCCCAAAAGAGTCCAAGTACATGGATGTGGGGAAGGATACAAATTATGACAGTAAGCGCGCGGAGTTGAATGCATCTTCACAAGTTTCAGAGTCACGAGATAAGGCCCTGCGGTTTGTAGAAAACTACCTTTCAGTTTGTGATTTGGGCTCACAGAAACACATCCCAAGTAGAAAGACAGACATGATTAAATCACCTCCTTGTTTGAGAGTAAAAGGTGCTCAAAGCTTGGCTAGGAGACTAACTCTTGAATCAACTGCTAGCAAGTTAGCAACTTTTGACTGGGCTGATAAGCATATTGATGAGACTGAGTACGCCTCACCAAGACTGGGTGAGGATTCAGCCTTTGAATATATAGGCGACAAACCCGGTTCCATAACTGTTAATCAAGATTCTACCAATGTTAAGTTGCAAAATGAGATCTCCAATCTTCAGTCAGGAGAGAAGTTGCCTGAAAATATGTCAATTCCAAATAATTTAGATACAGTTTGGTTGAGCTCCCACGAGTCAGAAAAAGTAGGATCAAATCCTGGAATGTTCATTGCACCTGATTCCATGGAGTTGGATGAGCAGCTTGATGCTGAAATATCAAGGCAGAATGCGGAGAATGTGGATCAATTAAGGCTTACACCAGATGAGTTATGCATTGGTCTGGACACTCAAATGGCTGCTGAAGCTATGCAAGAATTAGTACATGCAAGTCCTCCAAGGGTTGATGCTTGTGTCACTCATCAAGGTTCGAACAACCCACTTTTGAACTCTTCTAATGTGTTAAATAATGAGAGTAAATCAAATGGGGCCAGTGTCAAAGTGGCTTTTGTAGATTGGATATGCAAAGAGAAACGCTCAAAAACtatgaaaaattcttttttccACGACAGAACTTCATGTAGGGTGGCTGCAAAACGAGATAAGAACCAGCTGAAAACTGTTTCTCGACCTCGGGTACGCAAAAGTTTGACGACCAAGAAATTGATGTCTGAGGAGCTCTTCAATGACAGTACAAAAATGACAATAAATGGAAAAACTGCAGCACCTTCGAGAATCACTCTGCAGCAAGAGGAATATGGAATTGCTGAAAAATGTAGCTTTAAAGAGTTTCAGAAACTTAATCGTGCATGTAGCAGGCGTCCAAATGAGACTGCTGATGCTATCAAGTATGACCCCCCTGCGAAAGGAAAAAAGATAAGCAGTAGCTTTCGCAAAGGTTCACAAAAAAGAGATGTAAGTCGGACCTGCCTGAAGTCAAATTCTGGTTCATCTCTTGAAGTGGTTACAGGCACTGCAAAAGACAAAGAAAACTCTTATCCGGATGTGGCTAATACAACTCTCTCACGGTCAAACCCATGGGTCTATCCAAAGGGGAAAAGAACACGTGTGTTCACACCGCACCATACAGTTAGCTTAAGAAACCAAAGTTTTGCATTTTCCTCATCTGATATTAATCTGAAAAAGCTAGCTGTAGAGGAAACAGTAGGCAGGGTGGCAAAGCTTATAGTCCAGAAGAGGCGGCAGAAAGTGTCATTAGGGAGGGAACATGCAGGAAGTTCTATAAAGTTGGCTATTGATGTAAGTTCACCTGTTACTGATAGTGCAGTTCCAGGGAGAGAAGTAAAGATTCCTGTTGAATCTGATTCCAATAAACCAGTAAAGCATAATGAAACTGCAAATGATGCCTTAGTTCACATGAAAGTAGACTTATTGTCAAAGGGGCAATCAGCCAAAAGAAAACGATTATCATTGAGCCCTCTTTCAAGATCTCCCCTAATGAAAGAGCTTACGAGATTGGGTTACCCTGATTCAATGCCTGATTTTCTGCCAAAAGattcaagaagaagaagagctaCAGagaaagtttgtgttttgttcaGCCAGAACTTGGACACAAGCAAACTTAAGCAGCAGAAAAGG ATTGTAACACGATTGGGATTTTCAATCGCATCATGTTCCTCTGATGCAACACATTTTGTAGCTGATAGATTTGTACGGACAAGGAATATGTTGGAAGCCATTAGTCTTGGCAAACATGTGGTGACACATTTATGGCTTGAGAGCTGCGAACAAGCTGGCTATAATGTTGACGAAAAGAGTTACATCCTCAGAGATGAGAAAAAGGAGAAAGAATTTGGTTTCAACATGCCTGTTACACTCATGCGTGCCAGTAAGCAACCACTTTTGAAGGTGATGCATCAATTACATTTTGAAAGAAGCATTACAGTGAAAATGTGTGCTTTATGA